The Henckelia pumila isolate YLH828 chromosome 2, ASM3356847v2, whole genome shotgun sequence genome includes a window with the following:
- the LOC140884030 gene encoding uncharacterized protein isoform X1 → MPEVGDDDRSCSTSWRFDYLRHYLRSCKKGMGEVPRLVDLCMENIIDELLIGDDDNKLSSVIYELPSELFDGLLPLLPPLALQKLNENLPLDFRNDFEPAGEYHEGCRKRKRCGVLDRAWWALLKLRWPGHDHPTRAVSWLDKHGEAKTVLTDAWQQIYWEKHLQDCVDAVVETALLPSYDGSIGEIQIPDSILQYIVGRDHLIKSACCNLKFSDHCQQFGIYARSLRLPNVLCVAETCHLLQTSKLERLELQWIKSADHVEGLCELLKQNSETLKSVDFIHCKLSSNFVDKIWDSLYIKGLKTHGIECFSIKRSSFLQTDSSPMPVGLTPFLTSGRSLRSLTLCDDHLGPNFARVVFSTLLDSSASIYILDLSENNISGFLSQFRWKSTSCSLGLGKSLQSLRVLNLRNNNLAKDDANSLRRALVHMPNLQNLDLSDNPIEDGIRSLLSYFTEISCRDLPFADLKLENCELTCNHATQLLQVLSTMKTPVNMLSIKGNHLGSKIGAVLGKFMCTGVRGLDVEDTGLGSSGFMLALEEICEELKLVYLNISNNQGGFESAKFIARIMSSARELIAVDARYNSMPVESVSVISSGLKATKGTMEHMDFSGNCFSDDILIYLPLLAEFHAQGKLALNLSGSAARNVPYDNDP, encoded by the exons ATGCCAGAG GTGGGCGATGATGATCGGAGTTGTTCGACATCTTGGCGCTTTGATTACCTCCGTCATTATTTGAGAAGTTGCAAGAA AGGAATGGGAGAAGTTCCAAGATTAGTTGATTTATGCATGGAAAACATAATAGATGAACTTCTCATCG GGGATGATGATAATAAACTGTCATCTGTTATTTATGAGCTTCCATCGGAGTTATTCGATGGTTTGTTGCCATTGTTACCTCCATTGGCATTACAGAAGCTGAACGAGAACTT GCCATTAGACTTCAGAAATGACTTTGAACCTGCTGGTGAATACCATGAAGGTTGTCGAAAACGCAAAAG GTGTGGGGTTTTGGATAGAGCATGGTGGGCATTGCTCAAACTTCGATGGCCTGGTCATGATCATCCAACCCGGGCTGTATCTTGGCTGGATAAACATGGTGAAGCAAAGACTGTTTTAACGGATGCTTGGCAACAGATATATTGGGAGAAACATTTGCAAGA CTGTGTGGATGCTGTTGTAGAGACTGCTCTTCTCCCTTCTTATGATGGTTCTATTGGGGAAATACAAATTCCAG ATTCTATACTACAATACATTGTTGGCCGGGATCACCTGATTAAGTCAGCATGCTGCAATTTGAAATTCTCTGATCATTGCCAACAATTTGGCATTTATGCCCG ATCTCTGAGGCTTCCGAATGTCCTATGTGTTGCAGAAACCTGT CACCTGTTACAAACTAGTAAGTTAGAAAGACTGGAACTTCAGTGGATTAAATCTGCTGACCAT GTTGAGGGATTATGTGAACTTCTGAAGCAGAATAGTGAAACTCTAAAGTCTGTTGATTTTATCCATTGCAAGCTTTCTTCAAATTTTGTCGATAAAATTTGGGACTCACTGTACATTAAGGGACTTAAAACACATGGAATTGAGTGTTTCTCGATCAAGAGATCGAGCTTCCTACAGACTGATTCATCTCCCATGCCGGTGGGATTGACACCTTTCTTAACATCCGGGAG GTCATTGCGTTCATTAACCTTATGTGATGACCATCTGGGGCCGAACTTTGCAAGAGTGGTATTCAGTACCCTTCTTGATTCTTCTGCTAGTATATACATTCTAGACCTTTCAGAAAATAAT ATTTCAGGTTTTCTTTCTCAGTTTCGGTGGAAATCAACGAGTTGCTCTCTTGGATTAGGCAAGTCTTTGCAATCATTACGAGTGCTTAACTTAAG GAATAATAATTTAGCAAAAGATGATGCCAACAGTCTCAGACGGGCTCTGGTACACATGCCTAATTTACAGAATCTTGATTTAAGTGACAATCCCATTGAAGATGGAATCAG GAGTCTTCTCTCATATTTTACGGAGATCTCCTGTAGAGACTTGCCTTTTGCTGATTTGAAGCTTGAAAACTGTGAGCTTACATGCAACCATGCAACTCAACTCTTACAAGTACTTTCAACTATGAAGACACCagtcaacatgctttcaattaAAGGCAATCACCTTGGCAG CAAAATTGGGGCAGTATTAGGAAAGTTTATGTGCACGGGCGTTCGTGGCCTCGATGTTGAAGACACTGGACTTGGATCTTCTGGTTTTATGCTAGCACTTGAGGAAATATGCGAGGAGTTAAAGCTTGTGTACCTGAATATAAG CAATAACCAAGGGGGGTTTGAATCCGCAAAATTCATAGCAAGGATCATGTCATCAGCGCGAGAACTTATTGCAGTTGATGCACGATACAACTCAATGCCTGTTGAATCTGTATCAGTAATTTCATCTGGCTTGAAAGCCACAAAAG GAACAATGGAGCATATGGACTTCTCTGGAAACTGTTTTTctgatgatattcttatttatttGCCACTCCTGGCGGAATTTCATGCCCAGGGGAAGCTTGCCCTGAATCTTTCAGGATCAGCTGCTCGAAATGTTCCCTATGACAACGATCCTTAG
- the LOC140884030 gene encoding uncharacterized protein isoform X2, which produces MGEVPRLVDLCMENIIDELLIGDDDNKLSSVIYELPSELFDGLLPLLPPLALQKLNENLPLDFRNDFEPAGEYHEGCRKRKRCGVLDRAWWALLKLRWPGHDHPTRAVSWLDKHGEAKTVLTDAWQQIYWEKHLQDCVDAVVETALLPSYDGSIGEIQIPDSILQYIVGRDHLIKSACCNLKFSDHCQQFGIYARSLRLPNVLCVAETCHLLQTSKLERLELQWIKSADHVEGLCELLKQNSETLKSVDFIHCKLSSNFVDKIWDSLYIKGLKTHGIECFSIKRSSFLQTDSSPMPVGLTPFLTSGRSLRSLTLCDDHLGPNFARVVFSTLLDSSASIYILDLSENNISGFLSQFRWKSTSCSLGLGKSLQSLRVLNLRNNNLAKDDANSLRRALVHMPNLQNLDLSDNPIEDGIRSLLSYFTEISCRDLPFADLKLENCELTCNHATQLLQVLSTMKTPVNMLSIKGNHLGSKIGAVLGKFMCTGVRGLDVEDTGLGSSGFMLALEEICEELKLVYLNISNNQGGFESAKFIARIMSSARELIAVDARYNSMPVESVSVISSGLKATKGTMEHMDFSGNCFSDDILIYLPLLAEFHAQGKLALNLSGSAARNVPYDNDP; this is translated from the exons ATGGGAGAAGTTCCAAGATTAGTTGATTTATGCATGGAAAACATAATAGATGAACTTCTCATCG GGGATGATGATAATAAACTGTCATCTGTTATTTATGAGCTTCCATCGGAGTTATTCGATGGTTTGTTGCCATTGTTACCTCCATTGGCATTACAGAAGCTGAACGAGAACTT GCCATTAGACTTCAGAAATGACTTTGAACCTGCTGGTGAATACCATGAAGGTTGTCGAAAACGCAAAAG GTGTGGGGTTTTGGATAGAGCATGGTGGGCATTGCTCAAACTTCGATGGCCTGGTCATGATCATCCAACCCGGGCTGTATCTTGGCTGGATAAACATGGTGAAGCAAAGACTGTTTTAACGGATGCTTGGCAACAGATATATTGGGAGAAACATTTGCAAGA CTGTGTGGATGCTGTTGTAGAGACTGCTCTTCTCCCTTCTTATGATGGTTCTATTGGGGAAATACAAATTCCAG ATTCTATACTACAATACATTGTTGGCCGGGATCACCTGATTAAGTCAGCATGCTGCAATTTGAAATTCTCTGATCATTGCCAACAATTTGGCATTTATGCCCG ATCTCTGAGGCTTCCGAATGTCCTATGTGTTGCAGAAACCTGT CACCTGTTACAAACTAGTAAGTTAGAAAGACTGGAACTTCAGTGGATTAAATCTGCTGACCAT GTTGAGGGATTATGTGAACTTCTGAAGCAGAATAGTGAAACTCTAAAGTCTGTTGATTTTATCCATTGCAAGCTTTCTTCAAATTTTGTCGATAAAATTTGGGACTCACTGTACATTAAGGGACTTAAAACACATGGAATTGAGTGTTTCTCGATCAAGAGATCGAGCTTCCTACAGACTGATTCATCTCCCATGCCGGTGGGATTGACACCTTTCTTAACATCCGGGAG GTCATTGCGTTCATTAACCTTATGTGATGACCATCTGGGGCCGAACTTTGCAAGAGTGGTATTCAGTACCCTTCTTGATTCTTCTGCTAGTATATACATTCTAGACCTTTCAGAAAATAAT ATTTCAGGTTTTCTTTCTCAGTTTCGGTGGAAATCAACGAGTTGCTCTCTTGGATTAGGCAAGTCTTTGCAATCATTACGAGTGCTTAACTTAAG GAATAATAATTTAGCAAAAGATGATGCCAACAGTCTCAGACGGGCTCTGGTACACATGCCTAATTTACAGAATCTTGATTTAAGTGACAATCCCATTGAAGATGGAATCAG GAGTCTTCTCTCATATTTTACGGAGATCTCCTGTAGAGACTTGCCTTTTGCTGATTTGAAGCTTGAAAACTGTGAGCTTACATGCAACCATGCAACTCAACTCTTACAAGTACTTTCAACTATGAAGACACCagtcaacatgctttcaattaAAGGCAATCACCTTGGCAG CAAAATTGGGGCAGTATTAGGAAAGTTTATGTGCACGGGCGTTCGTGGCCTCGATGTTGAAGACACTGGACTTGGATCTTCTGGTTTTATGCTAGCACTTGAGGAAATATGCGAGGAGTTAAAGCTTGTGTACCTGAATATAAG CAATAACCAAGGGGGGTTTGAATCCGCAAAATTCATAGCAAGGATCATGTCATCAGCGCGAGAACTTATTGCAGTTGATGCACGATACAACTCAATGCCTGTTGAATCTGTATCAGTAATTTCATCTGGCTTGAAAGCCACAAAAG GAACAATGGAGCATATGGACTTCTCTGGAAACTGTTTTTctgatgatattcttatttatttGCCACTCCTGGCGGAATTTCATGCCCAGGGGAAGCTTGCCCTGAATCTTTCAGGATCAGCTGCTCGAAATGTTCCCTATGACAACGATCCTTAG
- the LOC140884031 gene encoding 26S proteasome regulatory subunit 4 homolog A produces MGQGTPGGLNRQPPGDRKNDGDKKEKKFEPAAPPARVGRKQRKQKGPEAAARLPVVTPLTKCKLRLLKMERIKDYLLMEEEFVANQERLKPQEEKTEEDRSKVDDLRGSPMSVGNLEELIDENHAIVSSSVGPEYYVGILSFVDKDQLEPGCAILMHNKVLSVVGLLQDEVDPMVSVMKVEKAPLESYADIGGLDAQIQEIKEAVELPLTHPELYEDIGIKPPKGVILYGEPGTGKTLLAKAVANSTSATFLRVVGSELIQKYLGDGPKLVRELFRVADDLSPSIVFIDEIDAVGTKRYDAHSGGEREIQRTMLELLNQLDGFDSRGDVKVILATNKIESLDPALLRPGRIDRKIEFPLPDIKTRRRIFQIHTSKMTLADDVNLEEFVMTKDEFSGADIKAICTEAGLLALRERRMKVMHADFKKAKDKVMFKKKEGVPEGLYM; encoded by the exons ATGGGTCAGGGCACGCCAGGTGGTCTGAATAGGCAACCCCCGGGCGACAGGAAGAACGACGGCGACAAGAAGGAGAAGAAATTCGAACCGGCGGCGCCGCCGGCTCGCGTGGGACGCAAGCAGCGCAAGCAGAAGGGTCCTGAGGCTGCAGCTCGGCTGCCTGTGGTAACGCCTCTGACGAAGTGCAAGCTGCGGCTTTTGAAGATGGAGCGAATCAAAGACTATCTTCTGATGGAAGAAGAGTTTGTAGCTAATCAGGAGAGGCTGAAGCCGCAGGAGGAGAAGACCGAGGAGGATCGGTCCAAGGTCGATGATCTGCGTGGGTCACCCATGAGTGTTGGGAATTTGGAGGAGTTGATTGACGAGAATCATGCCATTGTTTCCTCGTCCGTTGGCCCGGAGTACTATGTGGGGATCTTGTCGTTTGTGGATAAGGATCAGCTCGAACCTGGATGCGCTATTCTCATGCACAATAAG GTTCTTTCTGTTGTTGGACTGCTTCAAGACGAAGTCGACCCTATGGTATCAGTTATGAAGGTTGAGAAAGCTCCATTGGAATCTTACGCAGATATTGGTGGACTGGACGCCCAGATCCAGGAGATTAAAGAGGCGGTTGAGCTTCCACTAACTCACCCTGAATTATATGAGGATATCGGTATTAAACCTCCCAAGGGTGTCATACTTTATGGAGAGCCTGGGACTGGGAAAACCCTGCTTGCAAAG GCTGTTGCAAACTCTACATCGGCAACTTTCTTGCGAGTTGTTGGTAGTGAATTGATTCAGAAGTATCTCGGAGATGGCCCTAAATTGGTTAGAGAACTGTTTAGAGTTGCTGATGATCTCTCTCCGTCTATCGTTTTTATTGATGAAATTGATGCAGTGGGTACAAAAAG GTATGATGCCCACTCAGGCGGTGAACGTGAAATTCAGAGGACTATGTTAGAATTGCTGAACCAGTTAGATGGCTTTGATTCTAGAGGAGATGTTAAAGTTATTCTTGCAACAAATAAAATTGAAAGTCTTGATCCTGCCCTCCTTCGGCCAGGTAGAATAGACCGAAAGATTGAATTCCCTCTTCCAGATATCAAAACAAGGAGGCGTATTTTCCAG ATACATACATCAAAGATGACATTGGCTGATGATGTAAACCTTGAAGAATTTGTCATGACAAAAGATGAGTTTTCTGGAGCTGATATCAAGGCCATATGCACTGAAGCTGGTTTACTTGCTTTGAGAGAGCGCCGAATGAAG GTAATGCATGCAGATTTCAAGAAAGCGAAAGACAAGGTTATGTTCAAAAAGAAAGAAGGCGTTCCGGAGGGGCTTTACATGTGA
- the LOC140877161 gene encoding uncharacterized protein has product MAKWGFMLLLVLLVSHRIAARFLPSDAGYGDQKNFVAFNGLGGYSGVGSNGIPFGGVGGGVGAGGNIGGVNAFGGIGGVIGTLPAGGGFGGGAGGLGGAGGGFGGGAGGLGGAGGGFGGGAGGGAVGGGGAVVPQP; this is encoded by the coding sequence ATGGCTAAATGGGGTTTCATGcttcttcttgttcttcttgTTTCTCACCGGATCGCGGCTAGGTTTTTGCCTAGTGACGCTGGTTACGGGGACCAAAAGAACTTCGTCGCCTTCAACGGCCTCGGCGGCTACTCTGGCGTCGGGAGTAACGGGATTCCGTTCGGCGGAGTAGGTGGCGGAGTGGGGGCCGGCGGAAACATAGGTGGAGTGAATGCATTCGGTGGGATTGGTGGTGTCATTGGGACTCTACCTGCTGGAGGCGGGTTTGGCGGCGGCGCTGGTGGGCTAGGAGGAGCTGGTGGGGGATTCGGCGGCGGCGCTGGTGGGCTAGGAGGAGCTGGTGGGGGATTTGGAGGTGGTGCCGGTGGCGGCGCCGTCGGTGGTGGTGGTGCTGTTGTGCCTCAGCCTTGA